Part of the Methylomonas sp. AM2-LC genome, GTGTGATTGCTGATGTAGATGTGCTGGATAGCCTAGAAGATAGACAACTATCGGCAGGTCTTGCAGAAGTCATAAAATATGGTTTGATTCGTGATATCGACTTCTTATTTTGGCTGGAAGCCAATATGAAAAATTTATTGGCCAGAGATAAATCTGCACTTACCTATGCAATTGAACGATCTTGTATAAACAAAGCCGAAGTGGTTGGTGAAGATGAGTTTGAAACCGGAGTACGTGCTACATTAAATTTGGGACATACTTTTGGTCACGCCATAGAAACGGGTACGGGCTATGGCCATTATCTACATGGGGAAGCCGTTGCAATCGGATGTTGTTTGGCAGCAGATCTTTCCAGACGTATAGGTTGGCTAAATTTACAGGAAGTTGAGCGCATTATTGCCATTTTTAAATCAGCACATTTGCCTGTGTTAACGCCTGAACAAATGACAGTTGATCACTTCCTTGAACTAATGTCGGTGGACAAAAAAAATCTGGATGGCAAAATCCGGCTTATTCTACTGGAAGCAATGGGTAAAGCTTCGTTGCCCATCAATGTCGATCATGCACAGCTGCTTGCAACGCTGAAAAATTATGCAGGATAATAAAAAAATTACTCAAACTAATTCAAAGCTGACTGCCAGCAATACTACTATGCGCA contains:
- the aroB gene encoding 3-dehydroquinate synthase, producing the protein MKELIVELNNDRSYPIYIGSGLLNQSRLLTQHIQSKQVAIVSNVTVAPLYLAKLEAVLQDYTVQSVILPDGEQYKTLHYLEQIFDHLLANKFSRNSTLIALGGGVIGDMTGFAAACYQRGIAFIQIPTTLLAQVDSSVGGKTGVNHPLGKNMIGAFCQPKCVIADVDVLDSLEDRQLSAGLAEVIKYGLIRDIDFLFWLEANMKNLLARDKSALTYAIERSCINKAEVVGEDEFETGVRATLNLGHTFGHAIETGTGYGHYLHGEAVAIGCCLAADLSRRIGWLNLQEVERIIAIFKSAHLPVLTPEQMTVDHFLELMSVDKKNLDGKIRLILLEAMGKASLPINVDHAQLLATLKNYAG